Genomic segment of Phoenix dactylifera cultivar Barhee BC4 unplaced genomic scaffold, palm_55x_up_171113_PBpolish2nd_filt_p 000993F, whole genome shotgun sequence:
acagATTTTAGTGGAGAGCAAGAAGGAGGTGGCCCGTTTTTATCCTCCAAATGTAAtctctcatcagtggagggagcttgtccactactggttttccgagagagctcaggttgtgaatattttttcaataccttagattgtatttactattattatagattaaaaatttatacattgaataaattatattatttattatttttggggaagacatattccaacatttgtagagctgctcgagcatcgcagactgttcctcacacttcaggctccataagttatgcgaggcgtagagctgaattcgttagtttttttgaaactctttaaatttatcttaaattattctatcatatagGATTACTCTTGAAATATACTTTTTattgtagatggatgataatgggagggagcctgatagggtggagttttataagatgactcacacccattgagatggcagctttgttcgggacgagtcaagagatatagttgtatgtattcatctttgacttgtgccgtattttttttgttctattattggcatacattaatttgactttttcttttgagagatataggatagggcaacaaatcttatttcagagcgcgtcggggagtcatcatcatccgacgcgaccagtcatattgaagctcaagtactcgctgaattgatgggctcagagcgttatggtcgagtgagggatTACGGTGTTGGAGTTACTTCCACTCAGTTGTCTTCAGTGGGCACGTATACAAGAAATGCCAGAGAAGGTAGTAATACTGCAGAAGTTCGTCATTTTCAAGCAACTATTAAAGAGCTGAAGCAGAACCAAGcaaatttgcagtctcagcttgtgaatatttcatccatgttacaacgatttctttcttcttaggtaaataactatataaattttaatactttacatattatcaattatgatatataagttaatgtatcacattattcctaacttctaaggtttctctttaattttttttgtagattcacGATACTTCAAatgctcgtagagatgatgatgatgatggagctgaatcccGTCCTTGATGCGTCGAGACTAATTTTAATGAGTTTGATATgcatatatttcttattttttagagtacattgtaattctaaacttattaagtaaatttttaatcagatatgacaatattcatatttcgaatgatctgagtatttgtgtcaatgtatcaatgtaatatagcttcatattgttataatgtATGTTTTATAATGTGTGTTTTATAATATGAATtggtacttttatttttttttaaaaaaatacaattttcgacgcttttaagcgttggTAAAAGACGTCGTGGCACAGTCCCGGCACGCTTATGCCGACACTTCAAACGCTTACATTAGCGTCCGCAAATGCGGATCTCTCAACGCtacaaagcgtcggcaattgtcgatgctttaaagcattgGGAAAAACCAGAAAGAAAATCGTGAGGAATTTGTCCGTCGGgttatcgccgacgctttataagcgtcggcaaatcaaAGCGTCGACAAATCACAGTTTTTGCTGATGCTTTCGTCGTGCATTGGCAAAAAGTTTAGCCACTCCAGTATCGCCAACCCTTTAGCGATGCTTCGCGAAGCGTCGGCGGaactttagccgacgcttataagcgtcgctaaaggtcGCAAAAAGCGCCGGGATAGCTTGGTTTTCCTATAGTGATGGCTAGGAATATTTTAGAAAAGCTTCTGTAGGGGCCTACACCTCCGCTCTACCGACCCTTGTGCCAAAAGCTTGGTGAGCTAAATGATCACTCTAGGTCGAAACAACCCAATCTCTAGGTCAAAATGGCCCGAGCGCAATTTCGACCCGAGCATTAAAAGCTTGGAAAGCTAACTGATCTCTTTAGGTCGAAACGACATAAGTAGACTTCCGACCCTCGCGCCGAAGACTTAGAGGGCTAACCGACATCTCTAGATTGAAATAGCCCAAATGGAGTTTCAACCCTCGGGCCAAAGGCTTGGTGAGCTACCGGCCTCTTTAGATCGGGACGGTCCAAGTGGAGATATTGGCTTCCAAGCCAAGGACTTGACGAGCAAGCCAACTTTCTCAGATCGAGATGACCTGGAAGATCCAAGCCATCCATCTCAGTCAAGCAAAGCTAAAAATGGTGGGGGAAGGCAAGCATCTAGTATGCCGATCGATCCAACATGCCGATCGATCTAGCAAGCCGACCTATAGTAGGATGAAAAGCCGACATCCATAGCTCTTAGCACAAAAGGTCGATTCTAGCGGCTTTCAAAACAAATAAGGGTTTAAAGGCTACCAAAAGTTTTCGCACTTGATTGCACTCTCGACTCGTGACTTTAAAAGATGGGTGAGGCAAGATCAGCCCGAACCTATCTACAGTTGGCTAGCTTAACTACTTCCCTCGCCCGAGCCGAAAAGAATGGCTCGTACTCGAAAGTGAGGGGCAACTGATGTGGCCTAAACATGATCCATCCATCATGGGTCAACACGTAGCGAGCATTTTAaaaagatttgaatttcaaaataaattgaatTTTTGGCGGTGTCCAAATAAGGAAGGAGATTACAACAAATTTGAATCCAAATAAGGAAGAAAGTTATGGGAATTCCTTGACTTTTGCCTCCAAATCATAATGGATTCATGCTCCCTCCTCTTTATAAACAAGGCCAAGGGATTCCAAATAAAGAGAGAGCAGCCAAAGGAGGGGGAGCAGCCAGACAAGAGGATCAACTAGACGCTCCCAAGCACAGATGGTGAGAATCTCCCAAGAAGAGGCTCCCAAGCTTTCGTGGCGACAAGCTCTAGTGGCGTAAGGCTCCCACAGAGAGGCTTTCAAGCTCTCATAAAGGCTCCCACAGAGAGGCTTTCAAGCTCTCATAGCTACCACTACGCCCGACTTCTCTTCTATAGCCATTGTCGCACACTACCTCCTCTCCAGATGGGATGCACGTCCCTATAGACCAGGATACATATCCCTTGAGGCCATCCTTTCATACCAACCAAGATTGGAGCACTGTGCGTACAGGACCTGCATCTTTGCAGACCGGGATGTGAATCCTTGAAGGCCGTCCTTCCGTGTCCACCAAGCTTCGAGCACCGTATGTACAGGACCTGTATCCTTGGAGATCGGGATACAAGTCCTTACAGGCCGCCCTTCTTCGCTAGCTAAGATTCGAGCACCATGCATACAGGACACACATCCCTGGAAACCAGGATGTAAGCCCTTGGTGATCGCCCTTCCATGCCAACCGAGATTCGAGCACCATGCGTACAGGACCCGAGTCCTTGGAGACCGAGATTCGAGTCTTTAGAGGCCACCCTTCCATGCCAATCAAGATCCGAGCACCTTGCTTACAGGACCTGCATTCTTAAAGACTAGGATAAGAGTTCTTCGACGTCGTCCTTCTATGCCAGTCAAGATTCGAACACAATACGTACGGGACCTGTGTCCTTGGAGACTTTCCTTAGAGGCCACCCTTCCATGCCAGCCGAGATCTAAGCACTGTGTGTACAGGACCCGCATCCTTGGAGATCTAGATATGAGTCTCTGGAGACTGGGATGCACAACCGCTGGCCAGAGCCATGCCGATATCCCAAACCAAGCTTCCGGTCTACGATCCCAGTCCACACATCCTTGGAGATTAGGACGTAAGTTCCTAGAGACTAGGACGCGTGACCTCTAACTAGAGCCATGTCGAGCTCCCAGTCTACACTCTCAGTCCACACATCTTTAGAGATCAAGACACAAGCCCCTAGAGACCAGGACGTGCGACTGCCAACTAGACTCATGCTAAGCTCGCAATCTACGCTCCTAGTCTACACACCCTTCGAGACCACGATGCCAATCCCTAGAGACTGAGACTTGTAACTGCCGACCAGAGCCATGCTGAACCCCAGTCCACACTCTTAATCCGTGCATCCTTAGAGACCGGGATGCGAGTCTCTGGAGACTGAGATGTAAGATCTTCAACTAGAGCCATGCCGAGCTCTCAAGCTAAGCTCCTAGTCCGTGCATCCTTTGAGACCAGTACGTGAGTCCTTGGAGACCAAGATGTGTATTCGTTGACTGGAGCCATGCCGAGCTCCTAAGCCGCGAACCAATGTCGAGCTCCTAAGCCGTGCTCCAATGTCAAGCCCTCCAAGTCGTGCTCCCATGCCAAGCACTCTAGGCTAAGTACTCCAATCTAGACACTCAAGGCTTAATGATCTAGGATAATCACTCTACTCTGatattttttattctcttgCTATTTCATGCTATTATTTCAGAGCATtgcctaacttaagcatcggaggaggCCTGGCTGGAGTCATCCCAACGGCCTTTCGAGGCGGCATTTCTCTTCTCTTTGTGTGCAGATCCACGACTATCCATATCAGTTGGCATTCTGTCTTTTACCACAGTGGATCAAGCGGGTTGATATGCACCCTCCCTGCCATCATCAGAACATGGTTAGGTGGTTATCAAAATTTATGatcatcacaaaactatgaatcAGGCTAACTGGTTGGCATTCACTAAGGTGAATGGCTGCCTCCTATGAAATGagcatgaggaaggcacaatcaGATTCTCCCTAAGGACAGCAATTGCAACAAATGCATcaaataaatccataaaatatgGTCTTAAGAAGTCCAAATATCTCCAGAGAAAGAACATTGGGAGGCTATTCATTCCTAGTGTTTTATCAACACCAAGAGCACAGACATCAGATTTGTGCACTCCGGTAGAAGGATTGACaaggttttattttaattggcTTCCCATTGCCGATGTAACTTCTCCCAATCACCTTGAAGTTTGTGAGGAGTGACCGTTTCCAAAGTGATTCCTCAAGAAGTTTGCAAATGAGTTCCTGAGCTCTACCTAATTGGAAGTCTTTTACCCATGAATGTTCATAAAGCAATGTAGCTCCTTCACTTTATAAGAGCTAGTAGTTTTATGAAAGAAACCAATATTAAGGGGAACACGATCAAAACTATGAGTTGACAAAAGCCTTTGAATGGTCAAATTAAAGGTCGAGTCAAATTGACTCAGAAGGCATCCAACACATCAATATGCACCGAGGGCAATATTTTCTTCGATCTTTGAATGTCCTCTCTTTCTAGCACCGGAATGCTCAAATGCAAATATTTTGGCATCCGAAccaaattttaaaatttcacaTGCTTCGAATCATTCACAATCTTGTAGAACATTGTAACAGTATCTAGTTTCTTGGAGACCAACCAAAAATTTGACGTCCAGACATTGGGATGCAAGGTTTCCGGTGTCtgaactcgtcaaactccaggAGGTGGATGTCAAGAGATTCGGATGCCAAGATGTTTTCATCCAAACTCCTAAAACCCCAAGTATTAACCATCAGAACCTTCTTATTGCCAGGCGCTTCGATTACACCAGAATTTTGAACTATATAAACGTTTTCAATCCCAGCAGATGGTCAAATTCCAAACCATAAATTCATTTTCTAAAAGATTCTTCGATTACAAATGACTATTCGATTACTCCAAACTCCAAATGATTCTCCCTCCAATTCCAAACCATCCAAAGATCTTTTCAAATTAATCCATAAATTCATTTTCTAAAACTCATATCAAACCGCTAATTTTTGGATTGCTAACAACACATCTACCCTCAATCCCAGAGTCATACGTACCTAAAGCTTTAATGCAAGAGAAACTATATCGAACTGGTACATAGAACGTGCTATGCTTTATAGGCGAGGAGAAGAATGGGGAGTCAATCTCTCTCAGCATCAGCATGGATCCCAATAAACTATAAAAGagggggggaaaaaaaaaaacaagacagCTCCACGCAGAAGCTTCCTGGAGTCCTGCATGGTGCGCCTAACAGCTAGAGTTtccatttaattataaattatttacatTATGGAAGGCGAGTAGTTATAGTAGAGCTGGAAACTCGTAAGACAGGAACACAATGTCGCATGATAGATACTCTCTGTTGGAAAAAGACCATTGCAAATTCCTGCAGAAATTCATAGCAATTGAATGCCACAAGCAAATAGGACGGAGATCACTCACCACTGAAGGGAGCAACAATACGTCATCACTAAGTACCGAGGAGGTGGAGACAAATAAATTCATTAGATTTCGTCTAACATTGGAACAGACAAAGCACACGGTACACAAATTTTACATCAGCACTATATACATCATCACCACTGAAGTaaaatcacaaattttattcagaACGTCCACATTCTGTTCTAGAATCATACTCTGAAGCTCCAAGAACTGGCAGTCAAACAAATATAAGGGAGAATTTCAGGCAGACTACGAACAGGATGCTTCCAATAAGACCGCCTCTAGATTGCACAGAAAGGACGACATATTAGCAGATGCAATAGCTGTCAATAGTCAAAAGATAGGTTTTGCAGGTTATGTAGCTCTGGTTGATGAGATTAACTGGTGAAATTCTCAACTAGAATAAGGTGATTGATCAAAATTAAACATTTTTCTAGAAAAAAGAATGATCAATTGAAGACATTATATATAAAATAGAACTATGATGGGCCTCAACAAGGGCACAGATTTTGTCATAAGaaattccaaaataaaataattcaactaGTTTAAGATCTAAAATAAGATGGAAGAGGGAAAGAAGAAATATATAGGAAACAAACAATTGATCGGCAATAAATTGTTAGAAGACTAGGTACAGAAGGATTGCACTTTTATGTTACATTGCTAATGAAGTTTATTTTAAAGCATAAAAGAACACTAGTTCTGTATCATATTTGATTATTACATCTCAAGTAGGTTTTGTTAGTAGTGTAAAGAGAATGCCTAGCTGTGAACATGGGATCTGAAAGTCACAAAAAattaaaggaagagagagagagagagagagagagagagagagagagagagagagaatataaaTCGAATCCAAAACGGATAAACAGGTTTGCAAAGAGAATTTGATAAAGACATTGTGAGAAATTGTTTTCACGCATGCTTTTCACATGATTTGTATGACAtccaaagaaaattcagagtttCCAAGTAAAAACAGATTAGCTCAAGATAACCTGCCCTATTAAGAAACCTTTTCTATCAGGGTAATTTAACAAAGCATCTGCTTTAAGGAACTAAGTTAACAATCTTAAGAGCACAAAATAAGAGATGTCAATGCAGCAATATATAGAAAAGAAACATCTTGTTATAAATAACTTAGACGTATCTAAATTTTTTAAGTAATTCTCTGTCAAACAAAAGTAGCATAAAAGATCTGTAATACAGTTTACAGAATTACAAGCTCAGATATGAATAGACCTTTCTAATAGTAAATGTACCAAGTAGAAGGATGGGCAACATATTTGAAAATTGTTATCATAACATCCTGAAAGCTTGAATTGGAATGCACTCCAAAGCATGGTCCTAAACTTAGGGGGGGTCCATAAAAGCTATATGTCAAACCAGTGACAAAAATACATGCGACAATTGGTTGATAAAATCTTCAGGAATCATATGCCACTACACATGATCACAATAAAAAAGTAAAAGTTGGATAGGCATCTTGATACAAGCTAAGGAGtgctttatattttgtttacacttttattatgaatatattatttagagaatttcagaaaagaTAAAGGAGTGAATGCCTATTAAGAAATTTGAAATGAACTGTGGGACTTCTGATTAAATGGTCATAGGTGCTAAGGTTCACATATGGTTATAGGATGACATGATGTTTAATCAGAGGAAATGACACTATAGTACACAACCCTGATAGAAGAGAAATTTCAAAAAGAATCAGTTAGATCTAGTTACAGGTAAAGAAAAGCTATGAATTAAATCgcaaaatcaaaatcaaaagaaggaagcCTCTAAACTAGAAATTGCAGATGAATTGGAAGCCTCTTAAGTTAGAAACTGAAGGGAGAATGTAAAGAAGAAAATGGAGAAGTGATAAACTTTGCAGTTcagcaaaagttaaaagaagaataaatgTGGAAAAAGAAATTGCTTACTAAAAGACCAGGAAAAAAGGAGGGCGATAGGAACAGGATAAGGCAAGAGATTGAGAAATAGACAATGAGACTCCAGTTTTTGGTGATGTGTTTTCTAGGATGTTAGCAAATTGCACACAGCATGACTAGAAGCAAAAATTATACATAACCCGTCCAATATGTACAAATTACTACCTATACTCTGTAACCTCAATCCAAGTAAACATGCAAAATCTAACTCTCCAAGACAACAATATCATTACTCTAGCCTTTTCCATTCTTAGATCCCTTTACCTGGAAAAGATCGTtcaagagaggaagaataccTTACAGAATGACAATTACAAACATCAATTATAGATtctttcaaccaaaaaaaaaagcgacAACATTGTGTGCAGTCAAAACAAATCCACAGACACAACAACCTCTTCAACAGATGTAGCAGAAGGATAATTGTTAATCCTGATAGGAGATTTTGGGATTTTTCTGAAAGAAGATAAACTGATTCCGACTACGAAGAATTATGCAGCCTCTTTCTCCCACATTTTATCAAAATTTAGGTTTCAAGCCATGAAATTCCCATCCGCGGCATGCATTGTATTAAAGTCCCACTAAATAAACAAGTCAGACATCAACGAAGGTGTCATTCATTTCAACAGATCTGACCAAATAAACAACCGCAAACCctaaatcccaaattcaaggTGTCATTCATTCGGAATAGCGTATACAAATTAAAATATCCATACACACCATGATATCAAAgataacaagaagaaaaagaaatatcccTAAAGAtcgaaatccgaaatagaagcAGAGATCATGAAACGGAAAAACTAGCCAAGCCTGAAAGAAATTCAGCACTTATGTTAATGCTACCTATACGCTTCTCCGTAGGAGAGATCAGCAGGCGGTGACGTATCAGTCCTGCCTGTGCTTCTCGAGGCGCTGGTTGAGCTGGTCGAGGCGAACGACGAGGTTGGCGACGGCGAAGAGGAGCCAGTAGAGGAGGAGCGCGGCGGCGATGAGGATGACATTGCGCTGGCTGGTCATGATGGACTTCTCGTAACGGAGGTGCTCAGCCGGGGTGCAGGCGTGCTCCTTGGCGCACATCGGCCGGGTCTCGTACTTCCAGTAGATGTCCATCAGCAGGAAGAGGCAGAACGGCAGCACGGAGAGCAGCGGCTTCAGCGCGTTCCGCACCACCGCCACCATCCCTCTCCGGAGGCTGTCCAGCCCCGGGAGGGTCAGGAACAGAAGCATGATCGCCTCCGCCCCCGCCACGTACCCCAGCACCACCCACTCTAGAGCCATCTCCGGTGACGACGACGaagaaaaccctaaccctaggacGAGAACTGAGTTCTTTTCAGGAGCTCTGTTTTTCCTCTCCCCCTGGAGGGTGTACGAGAGAGAGTTCGGCGATGGGGAGGGGGAAGGGAAGGGCTTGGCTTTTAAGGCGGACGACGAGGTCGGTGATGGCTAGATGATTGACACAAGGCATGCGAAAGTTCTAGACGTGTTGCACTGGGCGAAGTATCGATCTGCCGTCCGGGTTA
This window contains:
- the LOC103696169 gene encoding uncharacterized protein LOC103696169 yields the protein MALEWVVLGYVAGAEAIMLLFLTLPGLDSLRRGMVAVVRNALKPLLSVLPFCLFLLMDIYWKYETRPMCAKEHACTPAEHLRYEKSIMTSQRNVILIAAALLLYWLLFAVANLVVRLDQLNQRLEKHRQD